The following proteins come from a genomic window of Trifolium pratense cultivar HEN17-A07 linkage group LG4, ARS_RC_1.1, whole genome shotgun sequence:
- the LOC123920609 gene encoding RNA polymerase sigma factor sigA: MATAAVIGLSGGKRLLSSSYHYSDIIEKFSHGCSDFGSTQYQLPPSKFVIVAKKSSKSTPTFPPSEKKNKSIKVLKEHVVDRGGSRVDPEQWFQGYDSRELEVEVETSDMDGYSLEALLLLQKSMLEKQWSLSFEREVLSENSKREKIRRKVSVTSSGVSARQRRMNGKRKISGKSGSAMMQPRFTISRELIQNRSKGYVKGVSSNKLLSHADVLKLSEKIKVGLSLDEHKSRLKEKLGCEPSDDQFANSLKISRAELRTKIMECSLAREKLTMSNVRLVYSIAQKYDNMGAEMADLVQGGVIGLLRGIDKFDSSKGFKISTYVYWWIRQGVSRALIENSRTLRLPTHLHERLSLIRNAHYRLEERGITPTIDIIAKNLNMTQKKVRNATEAINKVFSLDRETFPSLNGLPGDTYHNFVADKQSENIPWIGVDEWALKEEVNKLINVTLVEREREIVRLYYGLDKKCLTWEEISKRIGLSRERVRQVGLVALEKLKHAARKKELEAMLFEH, encoded by the exons atggCTACTGCAGCAGTTATTGGATTGAGTGGAGGAAAAAGGCTATTGAGTTCATCTTACCATTATTCAGATATTATAGAAAAGTTTTCACATGGATGTAGTGATTTTGGATCCACACAGTATCAGCTTCCACCTTCAAAATTTGTAATAGTTGCAAAGAAATCATCAAAATCCACTCCAACTTTTCCGCCATCCGAAAAGAAGAATAAGTCCATCAAGGTTCTTAAGGAACATGTTGTTGACCGCGGCGGTTCGCGTGTTGATCCTGAACAATGGTTTCAGGGTTATGATTCTAGGGAGTTAGAGGTAGAGGTGGAAACTTCTGATATGGATGGTTATTCTTTAGAGGCACTTCTTTTGTTACAGAAATCGATGTTGGAAAAGCAATGGAGTCTTTCGTTTGAAAGGGAAGTGTTGAGTGAGAATtcgaagagagaaaaaatacgGAGGAAGGTTTCGGTTACTTCTTCTGGAGTTTCTGCGAGGCAAAGAAGGATGAATGGTAAGAGGAAAATTAGTGGTAAAAGTGGTTCTGCAATGATGCAGCCGAGGTTCACAATCAGTCGTGAACTGATTCAAAACCGTTCGAAAGGATATGTGAAAGGTGTTTCCAGTAACAAATTGCTCTCTCATGCTGATGTCTTAAAGTTATCCGAGAAAATAAAAGTTGGTCTTTCTTTAGATGAGCATAAATCCAG attgaaggaaaaattaggATGCGAACCTTCTGATGATCAATTTGCGAATTCGTTGAAGATTTCTAGAGCTGAACTACGAACCAAAATAATGGAGTGCTCTTTGGCAAGAGAAAAATTAACTATGAGCAATGTTCGCTTAGTTTATTCAATTGCTCAAAAATACGATAACATGGGTGCTGAAATGGCCGACCTTGTTCAG GGTGGCGTGATTGGACTTCTTCGTGGGATTGATAAGTTTGATTCTTCAAAAGGGTTCAAGATTTCAACTTATGTTTATTGGTGGATACGACAG GGTGTTTCAAGAGCTCTAATTGAGAATTCTAGAACATTAAGATTGCCAACTCATTTGCATGAGAGATTATCTTTGATCCGCAATGCACATTATAGACTCGAAGAGAGAGGCATCACTCCAACTATTGAT ATAATTGCAAAAAACCTTAATATGACTCAAAAGAAAGTCAGAAATGCTACCGAG GCTATCAACAAAGTTTTCTCCTTAGATAGGGAAACATTCCCCTCTCTGAATGGTCTTCCAGGAGACACTTATCATAAT TTTGTTGCAGATAAACAAAGTGAGAACATCCCGTGGATTGGAGTAGATGAGTGGGCTCTAAAG GAGGAAGTGAACAAACTCATCAATGTGACCCTTGTCGAACGAGAGAGAGAAATTGTTCGTCTTTATTATGGACTGGATAAAAAATGTCTTACGTGGGAAGAAATTAGTAAACG GATAGGTTTGTCGAGAGAAAGAGTAAGGCAAGTTGGACTTGTTGCATTGGAGAAACTAAAACATGCTGCAAGGAAGAAGGAGTTGGAGGCCATGCTTTTTGAACATTGA